Part of the Ptiloglossa arizonensis isolate GNS036 chromosome 7, iyPtiAriz1_principal, whole genome shotgun sequence genome, ACTTGTTCcgtgtttatatttatttcgctTCTAgtctttgtaaaaataatataaaatcatTGTGTaagttttttaatataaaaagcaCTTTTcgaaagtaataattttatttatttctcaacgtttcgttcgttctcgaaccCTCTTCAAAAAACAAACCGATAGTAACGCGATAGTAACGCAATTCTATACTACAATACATCAAATatcatattaaataaaaattatgaattttaattctataaataaattatttatgcaaATGTTGCAAGATTACTGTATAGCAATAGTTTTATTATTGGAGACCTTATAAAAAAGCTACAAATGTTGAAAGCACTATCATATTAGTGCATGCAAATACAACATTTGTCCCCCTGTTGCACCTCTtaaatgttctttttttttttttgttcgctttCAACCGATTTAAATTGTACTATAATCGTAACGTAAGAACATAATTGTGTTCAATTGTAACATTAAATAAAAATCAGTCCTTACTATTGTAATTATAATTGACAACGTTTGAGAATCATAGTGTCCATATATAGGATACGATAGTTCAACACAAGAGCTTAAGAGTTGCTAGACTGGATTTTGCAAATTAACTCTCCCCAATTAACGCATTGAATGCTTTGGAGTTATCGGCGTTATCATTAGGCAACGCATGTGTAtgcgattatatatatatatgtaaatattttgataAGATACAAATAGGAAAACAGGATTAAAATCAAAACACGTTTTATCGTACGTAGTAACGAAAACATGTAACGGTATTTTGAATgaattttgcatattttaattACATAGTACATACAAATGCACGTTACATATTTCGTGCATATCTGTCTCACTATATTAGTTTCACTTTCCACAAAAATGTAGCCGAAAAGTTGGTATTTATTCGAGCTAACTTTCGGATTCTCCACgcaataataacaaaattagaAACAACGGTACAAgctttaacaaaattataaatatcgatATAAGCTTCAACAAAGAAGGAACATACACAAAGTGTTCGACGCCGATTTTAGTGAAACTTGACGTATTTTTTGGGTAGCCAAAAATAAGAAACACGTATTTTTGTAGCTCTGGGATTTAAATCCAAAGGATAAAACTACCGTCCAATTTGTCACCTCTCTAATGCTACCTTGAAAGCTACTTGGACGTATCGGAAAGTTTTGCAAAAAATAGCTTCTCActttcttattaatttttttatcgatagGTACGTCGTGCTTTTCCGATAAAAACCATAAAGAATTTGTTGAAAAAACTTACTCGTATCTCCAACAGTTTTCAAGATGGGGAAGTTTCATCCCTTAGACTCGAGTTTCGATAGGACACTTCGCAGATGTTCCTTGCGAGTCGATAAAGTCGATTGCAGATATCATTGAACATCTAAAAAGTATACCCTTACGCTGCCAGCAAAAAGAAAACCATTAGGGCAATAGTTGAACGTGTACTACAAAAAAATGCAGATCGTCACccgatattaaaaattaatatcgttaAAATGTTGCAGCCATTGAAAGACCAGGGACGATCGAAGCACGAcgatgaagaaaaaattaacaCGTTCGAACATTCTTTAGCGAAACTAAAATTCGTCAACTGATGATATATTTACTCGTGAATAATTTTACTATCTCCCACTGTTTCGCAACCCTTTTTACCTTATAGGCACATTGCTGagacattttattttttgtGTCAATTGAATTACAAATAATAGCGATTCGCGAATTTATACATGGAAGATAACAACAAGTAACGCTTaccaaaataaacaaaatatggACAGTCGTCGACCTTGCAAATAAAACTTAAATTTTGTTTGTATTTGCTACAATTGTTGTATTTTATCAAGTAATGGATAATGCGTTAAAGGTGTTGCCAGAAATTGTCTAATTTGAAGCCATACAAGCCACGCAATAGATTAAATATATAGGAATTTATTCAGTACcggtggttataaaataagagtgaacaaagttctaggatatacgtgtatcgaatgagGTAGTAGTAGCAACAAAACATCGACaaagcacacaattaataattatactaACTACGCTATTCTTTCTTTACGTGACACGCTTTGACAATTTTCACGACattctcacacgcattcattctcgttcattctaattcttaatctcttTCACTCCATGCGTCTGGTCACGTACGCCGAAAATTTCCCAGTGTGGCGTTATCTCAATCGCTTTTCTTTCACACTTCGTccgctcgtctattccaaacacttcgaatTCTCTTCAAACCGCGTgcaatccctttcattctcCTGCATTACCACGAATATAATTCCAAAATTGTAAACTAGTTTCgtaagaaaaaaatttctccCCAGACCCATTCGACTATTTCTTACTGGACGACGAAACCGGCGAGCTGAGAACGGCGAAACCACTCAATAGAGAAGCGTTAAAGGATTCGACCGGAGTACTCACACTGACGGTAAGAGCGCGAGAATTGATCGATGGCATGCCAGGTAACGACGACACGACAGTCTCAACGGCGGAGGCAACGGTCACGATAAAAGATGTCAACGATGAGCCGCCTGCCTTTAATCGTCGCGAGTTTAATATCGAAATTCCGGAAAACGTGCCGAATGGTACACCTCTGCCCCATTTGGACATGACTGTCAAGGATCCTGACGTTGTAAGTTTATCAAAATTCTTCTCAAACTCGTCGTCCTCTCCACTTTCAattctttgattcttcgtttcgtcctcAATTAAAATACGGTTACGGTTCTATTATACGATCTCCACGTTACAAGATTATTTATCGAGAAAGTACAACACAGATTTTGCAAATGGGTAAAACTTGTTTTCGATCAAAGTAACGTACATGCAACGATTGATTCATTCGTCGAGACGTTGATTCGTTCGGGcagttacatttttatttatcgattgtGATATAGTTCGTTCTACAATTcgaattcttatttttattcaacgagtaacgaataaaaaggtGTTCACCTTTTGTTCGTTGTTCAAAACTTTTGTCTAGATAAAAATGTTATCTATCTCTACTTTTAGAATTTGTAAATCTTCTAGAAGTATCTGCTTTAATTGATTATACAGTGTTCCGGTAATTGTAGTGTAATTAGCAAGAGGGATGATAATTCTCTatagaaacatatcgaaatggtagaataaaattttattgtatGACTTTCTGTCATCGAGAAGAGCAACTTTGTATCGAACAAAAAATAACAAAGTTATTAagttatttgttaaaaataacaaattttataaaagcgTCGTATCGATAATAAACGCTCcttatattttaaaaacaaattaatcGTACTTAAAAACATAAATAACAGTTTCTcatatttcgataattatttacaacactAACGACCATGTCGAGTTCAATGACCTTGATGTACTTATGTTCGAACGGAAAGGTCATCAAATATCCTCGATTATAGGTCGCTCACTCTTCGTTTTGAACATATAttaccgaaaaagaaaagaataattgaTAATTACCAATAAACCTTTATTCATCGCTCTGGGACATTTGTAAATCTTTCCCTTTAACGTGTATCAAGATCATTGAAATCGGTAAGGTCGTCGATACTGTAAATAATAACTCAAACATCTAGCCAAAATAAAGAGCAAGGATAACAATTGTAACATCGATTCTCTTCGCAGCACGATGACTATTGAAATTGTTGCACTAAAATCGTTAAATTAAATACATCCCATCCGAATTAAGTATTTCACTCCATCGTTTGATCCAAATTGAATTACGTACCACAGTACGGTATATAAAAGCAATTTGTCAAGAATTCACTACCGACCCgcgctttttaaaattatttgacaAAGTTTCGTTCAGTGAAAATCTAATAAAACAATACTTCTACCTTGGTTCACGATTCTCGGATGTATACGCGATTCTCGGATGTCGAAGACGTAACGCAACGTGAAAGTTTATACATAATTGCAacgtactttcgaaaatttataatattgcgCCGTTACAGGGCCTGAACTCGGTATTTTCTTTGCGCCTGGAAGACATCACGGATGGCGCATTTACCATCGAACCGACTATGGCAACTGGAAGCACTTCCGTGAACATTCGTGTCGCAAatggctcgctcgattacgagaaTCCGAATCAACGCAAATTCATCATCTTGGTAAACTAACAGACCCTGCGTTCGCGAACTGTGTAttcccgttccagttactgtAACTCAAAACggtaaaaattatattccgTTGATTTTCTTTGCAGGTTGTGGCGAGAGAGGTTCACACAAATCCCAAGCTTTCTTCCACCGCGACCGTAACTGTCACCATTACGGATGCAAACGATAATTCACCTTCTTTCGGTAGACCCTCTTATACAGCCGTGGTACTGGAAACTGCACCGCCGGGCACGCCAATTATAACGATCACTGCCAAAGACCGCGACAGCGGACGGTGAGACAATTGCTTACAGTCTGTCTAACAAGAGCGTGTACGGCAAAACTTTTTCCTATGAATTGTTAGCTGGGAAATTGCCACTCGGGCAGGTACCCTGACCCTTCCTCTAAGATGcattgtacaaaaatactcaGTTATCGCCTATTCTTGGTCAGAGCATTACATATTTTGAGAGTTACACATTACGAGTGTCGCATACACGTCACGTTACGAAGCAGTGTTTCTGTGTTCGCATCCGAAAGGACCAGAAATGTCATACTCAGCGACTGCTAAGTACACGAAAAAGTCGAAAACATTTGTTAGTAAGTGGGTGGATCGATATTCGGAGGTAAAAAACGTGGATGACCTGCCAGATCGTGGCATTACACCAAAGACATCGAAAAAGGAAGACAAACTGATACTACGGACATTCGAGAAAAATCCTGGTCTATCCTTACTTTGGGGGCAAGTAATCTTACGTAAAAAAGGTGCGAATGTATCATGCGAAACCATAGGAAGACGTTTATTGGCCAATAATGTGAAATTTCGTAGCACGTTTAAAAAACCGTTACTCTGCGACAAACGTGTCGAAAAAAGACTCGTTTGGGCGAGAGCAAATTCGGACCGCGATTGGGACAACGTCATTTTTTCCGACGAGGATTCTTTTTGGGCACGTTCTTCGGTAACTCGTACCTGGTATACTCCTGCAAACAAACTCGTGCAACGGACCGTTGAACATTCGGTAAAGGTGCACGTTTGGGGTTGTTTCTCGAAACAGAGATTCCGGACTTTACACATGTTTACAGACAACCTGAATGCTGCCAAAATGGTTAAAATCTACCAGAGGGCTTTATTACCGGCTGCCCAAAGGTGGTTTACtaggagaaatgaaaattggttATTACAAGAAGACAACGACCCGAAGCATCGAAGCCGACTGTGCACTGCGTGGAAGGAAGAAAATGGTGTCGATGTGCTTGATTGGCCTTCACAATCGCCAGATGCAAATCCGATCGAAAATGTTTGAGCTATTATAAAATTCAAGCTTAGGAGAAAGGAAATTTACACAGTTGAGCAACTGTTCCGACAAATTCGACCGGTGTGGAGATCTTTGTCCCAAAATTATGCAACGGAACTAGTAGAAAGTATACCTCGGAGATGTCAATTAATTATTGATAGTGAGGGCGATTGGACACCGTATTAATAATAAAGCGTCTTAGTCCATATCATGaagaatatgtgtatttttgttcaacTCAATATCCCAAATAGTTTTCGAGTTTTGTCGTACACGGTCTTGTTAGACAGACTGTATATAGTCATTCTTTCAAATTCGATTCGGTGATAACATTTTTCTCAACGAATTGTGCTCCAGATTCGGTACAGCTGGAATCGCTTACCAATTACTCGGACAAGGAGCTCAACATTTTTCCGTAGACAAGAAAAGCGGGACTATTGCGGTGGCTTCTTGCCCATCACCGGGTGTATCGCCTTGCTTAGATTACGAAGAACAAACGGAATATTTCCTCACGTACAAAGTGGGTGACTTTTGCATTTGTATGCAGAGTGAGAGTCTAGAAACTGAAAGTCTCGTCCTTCTTTCTTTGGTTGGGGATAGAGTGAAATTGATGGAGTAAACCTTTCGTATTTCAACACCCAGATCTTCTGCAAATATTATAACGCACGTGCCAAATACAATTGTACCTTTCTTTTTCTAATTGAAATCGTATAGATTTTCTACataaatcgatcgttttcgttctGTTTATGGATGCGTAAACCTTGATGCGTTCCCTGGGTTCCTTCGACCCATTGCGTTCTTATAACGTATTCTTTTTCTGTCATTAAAGCTTTTGTAACAGATGCTTTTGTATTTCGTCAATCCTCGCATTGTATTATAAAGTTAAGAACGCGAGTTCCATACATGCGCGATATCTTTTATCCGAATACCTTGAATCTACAGCCAAACGGAAGAACGCATGACGGTTAAAGAGGTTATTGAAGTGATCTGAAAATGAAAcgcgtttaaaattttaaactgGAATTTGTCAAAAGAATGTATATGCGTCCATTTTATAAGAAGGACAGTTGCACTTTTCGCTTTATCAATTTTCTCTGCATCCACTCAGAAAAGAGGTATCGACCGGCACAGTTTCCAAACTCACTCTACGTACACCCTtactttttatatactttttacaTACTTTTCAATATGAACTCTAAGAGACAGCTAATCGTGAAAATTAAGTTTGGTGAAATTACAATCTACTTTAATcacttgttttctttttcgttaggCGACCGACAATGACGGACAAGGACAAACAACGAGCGTCTCGTTGCGTATTAGTTTATCGGACGCCAATGACAGTCCGCCACGATTTTTGCAAGATAAATACCGCGCCGTGATAGACGAAGGGGCCGAGAAATTTGAACCCGAGCTAAAAGTACAGGCCAGGGACAAAGATAAAACGTCGAAAATTACGTACACGATAGTAGGCGGCAATGAAATAGGATTCTTCGCTATAGATCAAGATTCTGGCGAAAtcacgattaaaaataaaggCCCGGTCGATTTAACAAATTCGACCCATGATTGGATCGCGCTGGTTATACAAGCGAACGATGGGATATTTGTCGATTCTGCGGTTGTCAACATTACGATTCGCGATGTCAATAATAATGCGCCGATCTTTCCCCATGATTTGTACGCTGCTAGCATAACAGAAATATCACCGATTGGTacgtaattttttcaattaaattattgcaattattaggttgctcggaaagtcgtttcgtttccttttttgttttgtgaaaataaacattttattcaattatatatactccattttggaaaacgaaatgactttccgaacaacccaatatacggTTAGTAAGGAACGTCTCTTACGTCTACCGTTACATCTGCGGATTATTATATTGTTCGTTTAGGAACGGTCGTAGCGGAAGTCACAGCGACTGACGCTGACACGGGAATTAACGCGGACCTGATTTATAGAATACAAAAAGGAGCTTTCGACGACTTCACTATTAACGAAACGACAGGCGTGGTAACGGTATTCAGAAAATTGGACTACGATAACAAAAATACGTACCACGTGGAAGTAATAGCACTCGATAAAGGTATACAGTACATGTATACCTTCACCTCGTTTCACTTCACCGTGTTCGGaattacataaaaattgtaatcatCGATAATTGATAATCATAATTTCATTCTCTTTAGGAACCCCTAGTTTAACTGGAACAACAACCTTGATGATAAACGTTGAGAACAGTAACGACAAGGCTCCGTACTTTACACCGGAAACTCAACGAGCCGAAGTCACGGAAGATACACCTATTGGCACTGTCTTTACATCGCTAAAAGCTACGGATCCGGACAGTGCTAACTTGAACGCATTAAATTTTGCCATTTCTGAGCCGATTACCGCGATCGATAGAAACGGTCAAAGGGTCAACGACAGCAAATCCTTCAAAGTATATTCGAATGCTTTGTTCTTTCGTCTTCGTTATCAAGTACTTTTGTAACCGAATATTGATCATATTTGCAGGACTTTTTTGCGGTCGATCGTGCAACTGGCCAAGTGTCGGTCGTTAGACCGTTAGATCGTGACAGTGCAGCAACCGTGAGCATCACTGTCGTTGTTAGCGATACAACAGCACCCACATTGCAACAAGGAAGAGGTaccaaatgaaaaatacaattaacaattaaattaatttatagaatatacggAGGTTTTTCACATGACCAATTATCAGCAATTTTATGATAATCTTTATCGGATAAAAGTCTCTTTTACGTTACGACACAAATTCTTTCGACGAATCTTGCTCGATTTCAAACGAAATATTACCTAATTTGGTCCCTTGTGCCAAATTGTTTTTTATTCTCTTCAATGAAACTAAAGCTCAGGAAACAGCATTTCGATacttggaaaagtacacagcgaATCGGTAGAGGAGATGCTTAACACGCTTGGAGAAAATGATTACCAACAAAACGTTTGAATCATTGAAACATTGAGATCGATGTATCAATCTAGAAAGGGATTACTTTCAGGATGACGTAAGTCAAACTTCAAATAATTGATTAATGAAGATTCTGCAAAGAGAGTTCAATTGCTATTCGTTTTGATGCTATCTGATATAAGACTGAACACGTTTGTTTACATTTTGTGATCACTAGTTAACCTTCGACCATATGTCATTGTACGCATCTTAAAAACTCGATTAGAAGGTAAGCAAGAACACATATCGTTTCATTCAAAAAAACCAAGTTGCCTTCGTATCTCTAATTTATACAACCATCTACGAAACACAACGCTTTACGAAACGACCTTGGATTTTATTCTGGTTGAAAACCAGCAAGATTTGTCCATTACTAaacgtgaacaaatttttcgtgtgAACAGTTTTAAATGCCTCACACTGTATATTATACACATTGGCCAACATTCGACCATCTTATGAAAAAAGTGTATTTCTAAAAATAGTACGGTATCGAGGAAGCAATATTATTGATATTTAATATCTTCCTCTAATTTCAAACAGGTACACTGGTAGTCACAATTATCGATGTAAATCATATGGCTCCGGAATTTTTGAAACCATGGACCAGAGAAAATCCACGATATTTAATAGAAATGCAGGAGGAACAACCCACAGGGGCTGTTGTGGGGGCGTTTACAGCAGTAGACACGGATAGCAACATAGCAGGATACGCGATTGAACCTCCGAGTCCCTATTTCACTATAGACAACATTACAGGTTATTCGCGTTTCCTATTTTTTGTTGAAGAAAGCGAAATGAGAAAAATTTAGTAAAATTTCTATACTTTATAGGAATTGTACGAACTAGTCAAGTTATCGattacgaagaaacaaaacaaTTGGAGTTCACAGTAGTTGCCTATGATTCTGGAGTTCCTCAATTGTCCGCAGCTGCGAAAGTAACAGTCACTGTAATAAATGTTAACGACCAAGATCCTAAATTCGAAAAAGAATTATACAATGCATCTGTAAAAGAAAACTCGCCCCCAGGCACTCACGTTACTACAGTGAAAGCAATTGACGGCGACGAAGGTCTATTCGGAGAAGTTAGTTACAGCCTTATCGGTGACCATGCTGCTGACTTCAATATTGGTAACTTTACGAATTCTCtcacaaaattaaataaattcaccTTCTTTGACCTTTGTTTTGCAAATATTCATTCGTATAAAATTACAGGACACGAAACTGGGGAAATTACTGTTGGCGGTGCGGCCGTTCTTGACAGAGAAATGACACCAGAAATATCTATAACAGTAATGGCCAGTGATGGGGCTCATATAAATTCTCGTCGAAGTACCACTGTCCCAGTACTCATAAAACTTATCGACGTTAATGACAATCGACCAATATTTTCCCAACACAGATACAGAGCTTCTGTTGCTGAAAACTTACCTGTAAATCCTCCTGCACCAATTTTGCAGGTAACTAAATTTCATAAAAGTACCTCAAAGTTACTAAAAACTTTTTGAAATCAAATATCAAAAGATACTGATACACAATGTCTTCGTTACAAGGTAAGAGCTGTAGATGATGACGAAGGAATTAATGGAGAAGTTTGGTACACTATAGTTTATGGAAACGAGAACGAATCGTTTTCCTTAAATCGTGAAACGGGAATTTTATATCCTGGTACAGCACTTCTTGGTAGAGCTGGCTCTTACAGTATTAAAGTAAAAGCAAGAGATGGTGCTGGTAATGGGCCGCACTCGGATAAGTGCTCCGTTGATATACGAGTAACGCCAGTGAATCAACACAAACCTCAGTTTGTTATACCCGAATTAACAAACGCTACTGTTGAAGTTCCCGAAGTACGtaagaaagtaattaatttattgaaaattatttattataaaaacatTGAATAAAACTGTTTCAGAACGCGGGTGTGCCAAATTATTTGATATTAACGGTGAAAGCGATCGATAGAGATCCTGGTGAAAATGGACGCGTGAGTTATCACTTGAAAGTTGGAAATCGAAATACTCAAGAGACGGAAGAATTTTTGGTAGATCAAGAAACAGGCGAATTAAGATCGAAAATTATTCTCGATCGTGAAGCAAAGAGTAAATTCGAGGTAAATTGCGACTATATATTTTACCTTTATCATATCGAGGTAAGGTCCTTCAGGGACTCcaatatatgttttttttttatatcattcCATATCtatcaaatatatattctttggaattttttatatttttgttataaatgttttattactaatttcgatcgatagggacgaaaaaagaaaaaagtcaaCTAAAATGATTTTTACAATAAAACTAAAAACGTCGGGAAAGATCTAAACGATCTTTGTGTATCATGTTCTGGCatgtcagtttctttctttttgcttctttcgataaaataattgaaagtgTATTGAAATAGACTAATAGCACAGTGTACAATGTCTATCTATATCTGAATTAGTGAGAATGAGTAAAAtacttatattaattgttatattatattatttatcatattttacaTCATaacaattatttgaatataatatatcaagatattattttgatttatttagTATTCTTTTGAGACTAACATCTCTTTATTGTTAATTTGTTTCAGCTTGTACTCGTAGCTACTGACCACGGTACTCCTACGGCATACGAAACTTTGCGACTCCTTACGGTACAGTTGGTTGATACAAACGACAATGCGCCGCAATTTTATGACGAATATCATTTTCACTTATCAGAAAATCGTCCGAAAGGTTACTTTGTAGGAAAAGTAACCGCGGAAGACAAAGATGAAGGCAGACACGCCAAAGTATATTACTATATAGAAGCTGGTAAATAGCAACGTCAATTCAAGACTATTGAAAAATGTTACAGAATCTGTTTttatacgaaaatatttttcaggaaACGAAGATTATGCTTTTTACATGGATAAATCCGATGGCAGTATTTATGcaaataaatcatttgatcgtgAAAACAGAGACAAATACATTTTGTCGATTCTAGCTTCCAATGATCCTGATATTTATATAAATCCCATAGATGCAGGTCGTCCATTAACGCAAAATATAAATCATGGACATGTAAATGTAACAATAACCATTCTAGATGAAAATGATAACCCACCCATTTTTGAACGTAATGACTATTACGCTGGTGTCAATTCGATGGCAAACGTTAACGATTTCGTAACAAAAGTGACTGCATCAGATTTAGACGTCGGTGATAATGGTACACTTCATTACTACGTTACCAGTGCAAATCTCTACAAATATGGATCAGAAAAACCTAGCGGCTCTATAGTTCCGAGTCCTTTCAATGTAACTCAAGATGGTAAACTCGTCACAAGTGGATATATGGCCGAATATAATCAAGACAGATTTATTGTTGAAGTTATAGCAAAAGAAACTGCTATTCCAGAGAGATACGCCATGACGAGAGTGCATGTAAGTTTTATAGATATTTTCGTGTACGTTTAATTGTTAAattctttattttgtatttttttaaaggTTTGGGTATTTGAGCCTTCACAGTTAATAAGAGTTATCCTATCACGACCTCCCGAGGAAGTAAATCGCGAACGTGATGAGATTGTATCAGAATTATCGAATGCAACACAAAACAGAGTTGTTGTTGATGACATCCGGTATCACGTAGATGCATCAGGTCACATTCGTAGAGAATGGTAAGACCGTATTTCTAAAAGGATTACGTTTTTAACATAATATGTAgaacataatatttaaatatattttataggtGTGATATGTATTTACATGTTGTGGAACCAAAAACTCAAACCATTGCTCCTGTACCGCAAGTACTTAAAGTTATCGATGCAAAGTATGATTTCTTAAAAGATTATTATGCAGGTTTTGCTATTGAAAATGTTGTGGTAAGTATCTTCCATGTCCAG contains:
- the Cad87a gene encoding cadherin 87A isoform X2, giving the protein MTSRHAERVSVRAWSKRGGVALQNMRFLKKFTVLLAICLLDTCMGANNVNEPPILEAAGYPAGLPLLESTKVGTEVFVLKGYDPEGSPVKYGIQLTDYFVVNPRTGVITLAKPLNREENETIRFRVTLEDEVPEGQQPNIVGVDAFVIVLDENDNPPHFLGVPYETVAAEDLPVGSTILPGIRVMDPDLLGDIIDLTCVPQPQFLDACEKFGIVNMEKSQNAYVGALVLRQPLDYRERPFYQLLLKASDGLNNETTGVEIKVADIQNSPPEFLDSLTGVVREDDPIGTLVMTIKARDGDRGMPRKMIYELVTNPFDYFLLDDETGELRTAKPLNREALKDSTGVLTLTVRARELIDGMPGNDDTTVSTAEATVTIKDVNDEPPAFNRREFNIEIPENVPNGTPLPHLDMTVKDPDVGLNSVFSLRLEDITDGAFTIEPTMATGSTSVNIRVANGSLDYENPNQRKFIILVVAREVHTNPKLSSTATVTVTITDANDNSPSFGRPSYTAVVLETAPPGTPIITITAKDRDSGRFGTAGIAYQLLGQGAQHFSVDKKSGTIAVASCPSPGVSPCLDYEEQTEYFLTYKATDNDGQGQTTSVSLRISLSDANDSPPRFLQDKYRAVIDEGAEKFEPELKVQARDKDKTSKITYTIVGGNEIGFFAIDQDSGEITIKNKGPVDLTNSTHDWIALVIQANDGIFVDSAVVNITIRDVNNNAPIFPHDLYAASITEISPIGTVVAEVTATDADTGINADLIYRIQKGAFDDFTINETTGVVTVFRKLDYDNKNTYHVEVIALDKGTPSLTGTTTLMINVENSNDKAPYFTPETQRAEVTEDTPIGTVFTSLKATDPDSANLNALNFAISEPITAIDRNGQRVNDSKSFKDFFAVDRATGQVSVVRPLDRDSAATVSITVVVSDTTAPTLQQGRGTLVVTIIDVNHMAPEFLKPWTRENPRYLIEMQEEQPTGAVVGAFTAVDTDSNIAGYAIEPPSPYFTIDNITGIVRTSQVIDYEETKQLEFTVVAYDSGVPQLSAAAKVTVTVINVNDQDPKFEKELYNASVKENSPPGTHVTTVKAIDGDEGLFGEVSYSLIGDHAADFNIGHETGEITVGGAAVLDREMTPEISITVMASDGAHINSRRSTTVPVLIKLIDVNDNRPIFSQHRYRASVAENLPVNPPAPILQVRAVDDDEGINGEVWYTIVYGNENESFSLNRETGILYPGTALLGRAGSYSIKVKARDGAGNGPHSDKCSVDIRVTPVNQHKPQFVIPELTNATVEVPENAGVPNYLILTVKAIDRDPGENGRVSYHLKVGNRNTQETEEFLVDQETGELRSKIILDREAKSKFELVLVATDHGTPTAYETLRLLTVQLVDTNDNAPQFYDEYHFHLSENRPKGYFVGKVTAEDKDEGRHAKVYYYIEAGNEDYAFYMDKSDGSIYANKSFDRENRDKYILSILASNDPDIYINPIDAGRPLTQNINHGHVNVTITILDENDNPPIFERNDYYAGVNSMANVNDFVTKVTASDLDVGDNGTLHYYVTSANLYKYGSEKPSGSIVPSPFNVTQDGKLVTSGYMAEYNQDRFIVEVIAKETAIPERYAMTRVHVWVFEPSQLIRVILSRPPEEVNRERDEIVSELSNATQNRVVVDDIRYHVDASGHIRREWCDMYLHVVEPKTQTIAPVPQVLKVIDAKYDFLKDYYAGFAIENVVPAYAGVQEEPFDPALAALIALLVVLLVGAVTVTVVCCCLRHWVITVPNDIRKKDGLIKKQIIDELNTTENPLWIEQKLKLYEEQELTMQVFSEPEGGLGTERRGSGVSVGMGDTSQDNTYATIQRPLPTNRHRPTTPDYTTLPGNHNLYESAMGFQGSTFQPSSNVMPQLTLDRDGQPQFVSGLV